Within the Bacillus pumilus genome, the region TTCGGTTCACTTTTGAATGACTTTCAACGTATGAAGAAGCCCTTGCATCTTTTGTCCTAATCTTTCACGTAAGAGGTCATCTTCCGTTTCCTGCGTATTGGATGCTGCGATACAAAGATGATGGAACGGATAACTTGTTTCTTGCTTCATGATGTACATAAGCTGCCCCATGAGCTGAACAGCTGCTCCGTCCGATAAAGATCGTTTCAAGATAAGCCAAATAGTCAACTCTTCCTGCTGAAGCATGCCGTAAAGGATCATATCGTCTTCGGCATCTTCTGCGGCATATTCCGCTAATCCGTTACCTTTCTCGAAAAACAGCATATCTTCAGTTGGCTCTAGCTGTTCATGAAGCATCTTCGATCCCGTTCCAATAGACCTTTTCCAAAAGAATCCGCCGTTTTTCTTATGTGAGGAAAGGATGCGAAGAGGCTGATTCACGGAAAACGTCATTCCTTCTGAGCCATATGTCCTCCAACCATCCATTATGTTTACAATAGATGCTTTAGAAGAGGCCGCAGGCTCAACGATCAGCTGAGGGTTTGCCCTAAATGGATGCTGGAGCGGTGTCACATTTGTTTTATACACACGGTTGATTCGTTCAGTGGTCAAGACGTGATGCGGCAACCCTAACATATCGGTCTTTCCTTCATCAAGCAGGAGTAGCCGATCACAATACAAACTGGCGATGTTCACATCATGAAATACACCAATGACCGTTAATCTAGAGGAAGTCGTTTCTTCTTTAATTAAATCAAGCAAATCTTTTTGATAGGCCAAATCAAGAAAACTGGTTGGTTCATCAAGCAATAAATAGTCAGGCTGCTGGGCTAGTGCCTGTGCCAAGTACACACGCTGTTGTTCTCCCCCGCTTAGCTCATGAATGGATTGATTCTTAAACTGTGCAACACCCGTTTGTTCCATGACTTTGCTGACGACCTGTACATCTTCTTGCGTAACAGATTGCAGCCATCCTTTTTGATACGGGTAACGACCGAATTGAATCGTTTCTTCCACTGTAAATGAGAAGGCTTGGTCCGTTTTCTGCGGTAGAACAGCCATTTTTTGCGCAAGCGCTTTTGGACGGTAGGATTGAACCAGTTGACCGCTCAGGCGTACCTCTCCACTGTCAGGTTCCAGCAGCCCGGAGATCATTTTAAGCAAGGTCGACTTCCCGCTTCCATTTGGACCAAGAATACCGAGAAATTCTCCTTGTTTTACTTCAAGACTGATGCCACGTATGACCTCTTTCTCTCCATATCCACCTTTGACTTCTTTCACTTGAATCATAGATGCGTCCCTCCTCTATATTTACGGATGAGGATGATGCCGAATACAGGAGCACCAATTAACGCTGTGATGATGCCGATCGGTAATTCAGTCGGCTCAATGATCGTACGCGATAACACGTCTGCTAAAACAAGAAAGGAAGCGCCATTCAGCATCGACAACGGCAGGAGGTGCCGGTGGTCTGTGATAGCTAAGAGGCGAATAAAATGCGGAATCACAAGTCCCACAAATCCGATCGTTCCTGATACTGCTACTGCACTACCAGTCAAAATCGATCCAGCAAGTAGCACGATATATTTGCTCCTTTTCACATGTACACCTAATAGCTTTGCCTTCTCCTCGCCATACGTCATGACATTCAAATCTCGTCCCATTAGCAATAATGCAAAGGTCCCAATCAGAAAGAAAGGAAGGAAAAGCACAATATAGCGCCAGCCCCTCATGGACACACTGCCAAGAAGCCAATGAATAATCTCTTTTAAATCATCACCCGTTAAAGCAATCATCAATGAAATAAGCGCGCCCAAAAAAGAACTGAAAATCACCCCTGTTAAAATTAAAGAGGAGATGCTCATCCCCCGATGAACAAGACGCGCAAAAAAGAGAACGAGACATAGGGTCACAAGTGCTGTTGTCATGCTGAAAAAAGGGAGCGTGAAACTACCGAGCAAAGGGAGCTGCAAACTGAAAAATAGGGTCGCGACGGCTCCAACTGATGCCCCTTGAGATACACCGAGTGTATATGGGTCAGCTAGAGGATTTTTTAATAACCCCTGAAAAGCTGCTCCAGATAACGCCAGCGCTGCTCCGACTAGTGCCGCTAATATCACTCTCGGCAGCCGGATATTCATCATAATATTGCGATCAATTGAATCTATTGTGCCTATCTGCACACCGAATAGTTCATGAACAAATATACGGAGAATAGAAGGAATGGGAATCCCTAAGCTTCCAAAGGAGATTCCCATTCCAATGCTCACCACAAGAAGTAAAGAACTTAGTGTGTATGCGATGATGAATTTATTTGAACGTGTCAGGATAGATGCTTTTCGCAAGAGCCTCGACTCCTTCAACCAATCGCGGTCCCGGTCTTGATGCGAGATCCGTATTCAATTGAAAGACTTGTTTTTCCTTTACTGCTTTGATCGCATTCCAGCCATCTCTCTTTTTCAGATCAGCTAAACTGGACCCATCAATTGTGACGATTACGTCAGGGTTTCGTTTAATAATCGATTCTTCTGTCATTTGCACCCAGCCAGTTTGATCACCAGCAGCATTTTTCGCATGGATCTCAGATAACATTTCGTCCATAAATGTATGAGTTCCTGTTGTATAAATTTCAGGAGTACCTGATACTTCAACAAAGACTGTTTTTTGTTTGTCTTTAGAGATCGCCTCTGCTTGTTTCTTGATGTTATTCAATTTTGCTTTCATCTCGTCTACAAGCTTTGTTGATGCTTTTTTTGCACCTGTTGCTTCACCGATCATATTGATCGATTTGTACACATCCTTAAAGGAAGTGGCATCATTTACAGTCAGTACTTGAATCCCTGCATCCTCTAGCTGTTTAAATCCATCTTTTGATCCCATCTGCGAGGCATGAGCTAGTACCAGATCAGGTTTTAAGGAAATGACTTTCTCGACATTGAATTCAAGTCCGCCAATTTTCTCTACCTTTTCAACTTCCTTTGGATAATTGTCAAAATCAGATCGTCCAACCATTTTCTCTCCAAGACCGAGCGCATACGCAACCTCTGTATTACTTGGAATTAATGAAACAATTCGTTTTGGCTGTTCTTTGATTTCGACTGTTTTACCAGCTGCATCTTTAATTGAGACAGGAAATGCCGCAGTCGCTGTTTCGTTATTTTGTGAACTCTTTGCTTTATGGTCTGTCTCAGCACCTGCACATCCTGCTAAAACACCCATCACAAGCAGGAGCGATAGCCAAATGGCCGTTAACTTTTTCATGAATGAACCCCCTGATTTATGTACTGCTTGACGAAATCTCTTCCGTCAATTCTTTTCTAATTTCGGGAATATTATACTACAGTGCAGATAGGTTGTATATGTGATTTCTAAAAGCGTCTTTTTCCTTCTGATAAAAGAAAAAACAGCCTCTAAAAAGACTGTTTTTCACATCATCTATTTATTAATTTGTTCGCCATTGATGACAACGTTCTGAAAAGAAGGCGCTATTGCATGCTCCAAAGAAAGTGGATACGTCACATGATCTATGACACAATTTTTCATGTTGAAGTTTGTCACGGGGGAATGTGAGTAGGCGGCTATTTTCACTCCATATCGTCCGCCGCTGCTTTTCAGTCCTTCTACTTCAATATGACGTACAACAGGACGATGTGGACCCGCATCCCCTTCTTCATACATCATATCGATACAGACCACTTCATGCTTTAAACTCTTGACTGTGTTGTTTTTAAAGTAAATATGTTCAATGGTACCGCCCCTGACAGAGTTGGTTTTAATCCGCAGTGCCCGGTCAAGGTTCGGACTATCCATTACATTATTCTCTGCATAGATATACCTTACACCGCCAGAGATTTCACTCCCGATCGTTACTCCCCCGTGTCCATCACGCATCTCATTTCTACGAATGACAATGTTTTCAGATGGAATCCCTATTCTTCGACCGTCCTCGTTCCTTCCAGATTTGATGGCAATACAGTCGTCGCCATTATCAAAATAACAATCTTCAATGAGTACATTCCGGCAAGACTCTGGATTCACACCATCTGTATTTGGTCCATGCCCGATAATATGGACTCCACGAACAATCACATGTTCACTTAGTACAGGGTGAATTTGCCACATCGGTGAATCCTTCACTGTCACTCCTTCAATAAGAACTTGCTGACATTGGTAGGGCTGGATAAAACTTGATCTTAAATAATGACCTTCACCAAACACTCTTTCTTCTACTGGTCTTCTCTTTTCAGCCATGTCAAATAGAAGCTGACGATCTCGCTCTTGAGAGGGCTGGCCATTCGTGCCATATTTCCAAGGCCACCAATGATGCTCATCCCCCCTACCATCAAGCGTTCCAGCTCCTGTAATGGCAATGTTTTCTGCATGGTGTGCATAAATGAGAGGTGAATAATTATAAAGCTCGACCCCTTCATATCTTGTCAGGACAAGCGGCAGATAATCCTTTGGGTTTTGACTGAATGACACATACGCTTTCTCATGCAAATGCAACTCTACATGACTCTTCAATTCTAGCGCACCTGTCACAAATGTCCCTTCTGGAATGAGCACACGCCCCCCTTTCAAACGGTGCGCATCATCAATGGCAGACTGGATAGCTTCTGTTGAAAGCTCGATTCCTTGTGCATCTGCACCATAATGAACCACATTAAATTCACGATCAGGGAACAGTGGTGCTTTGATCTGTTTTAACACTTGATCGATTCCGTTTGCTTCTTTGTCTTTCTTCCCTTGTCTTGCTAAACGTGTGAGTCCGATTCCTGTGAGTACCGTTCCTGCTGTGATATACATTAAATCCCGTTTTCTAGACACATTCTCATCCCCCAGTCGCCTTAAAGTGTGACACCTGTTTTGAAAATAGCTAGCTCTCTAAAATTGTTTTTTTCATGATTTAATAACTTTCCACTCGCCACATCAATGACAGTTGAAATGAATTTTTCTAACACAACATCTTCTGGTACATCTTCAAGCAATTCTCCCGCATTAAAGTCAATCCAATGTTTTTTTGTTTCATACAAGGCTGTATTCGTCGAGACTTTCATTGTTGGGACAAACGTGCCGAATGGTGTCCCTCTGCCTGTTGTAAAAAGAACCAACTGACAGCCAGAAGCGGCAAGAGCAGATGAAGCAACCAAATCATTTCCTGGCGCACTTAATAAATTTAGACCCTTTCGCTTTAGCAATTCCCCATATTTCAATACATCTTGAATGTCAGAAGTCCCTGCTTTTTGTGTACATCCGAGAGATTTATCTTCTAATGTCGAAATTCCCCCTGCTTTATTTCCCGGGGAAGGATTTTCATATACTGGCTGTCGATGATCCATGAAGTATTGTTTAAAGTCATTGATCATTTGCACAATATTGTCGAAAGTCGCTTCTGATTCTGCTCTTTCCATCAAAATCGTTTCTGCTCCAAACATTTCTGGCACTTCTGTTAACACTGTCGTACCGCCTTGAGCAACAATAAAATCGGACAGCCTTCCTAAAAGCGGATTTGCGGTAATACCGGAGAATCCATCTGATCCCCCGCACTTCAAGCCGATTTTCAGCTCAGATAACGGGATTTCTTCACGGTGATCCTCTTTCGCTGCCTCATAAATTTCTTTGAGTAAAGCGACTCCCGTCTCAATCTCATCTCCTACTTCTTGGCTTCTTAAAAACTTCACTCTCTCATGGTCATATTCACCTAATGTAGACTGAAAATCTCCAATGTCGTTATTTTCACAACCCAGTCCGAGGACAAGCACGCCCCCAGCATTGGGATGCTTCACGGCATTTTGTAAAATGGTTTTTGTATTTTCATGATCGTCTCCAAGCTGTGAGCATCCGTAATTGTGCTTTAATACAAGAGCTGTTTCAAACGGATGGATGCTTCCGCCCATTTCAGCGGTGAATATTTGGATAATTTGATCGGCGATGCCATTTACGCATCCAACGGTTGGGACTATCCAAAGCTCATTGCGTATCCCACTTTCCCCATTTTTCCGCTTATATCCTTTAAAAGTAAGATTCGTTTTTCCATAGGGGTTCTTTGTAAATGAAGGCTCGTATTCATAATTAAGCTTTCCTGATAGATTGGTTTTAATGTTATGTGTATGCACCCATTCTCCAGCAGAAATGGCAGTCGTTGCGTGCCCGATGGGGTAACCGTATTTCATGATATTCTCTCTCTGCTTGATATCAACCAATGCAAACTTATGACCTTTGGCGATGGTTTCTTTTAAAACAACAGCATGATCTTGATGATGCAGCTCCTCCCCTTGTTCAAGTACTTTTAAAGCAATACCGACATTATCTGAAGGGTGAATCACAATAAAATCTTTCATGCCTTTTCCCCCTGACTTTCATATTGATGTTGCAGCATTCTTTGAACAGCCGCTCTCATTCCTTCCTCCTGTATGAAAGTAAGCTGATCAGCTACAGCGTGAACCAAATCATGTATATCCGTTAAATTTCTCCCCCATAATGACTCACATGATAGAACCTTAGCTGCGATCGCTTCATTAGATTTGTTCACTTCTTCAAAGACATCCTTCATGAATGCCAGTACCGTCTCATCATCCTTTATCTTTTCTGCATGTGCTCTGTAAAAATAAATGAGGCTGCTGAGTGAAAACACGAGTTTCATTGGAAGCTGTTTCTTTTGCTCA harbors:
- a CDS encoding FecCD family ABC transporter permease; this encodes MRKASILTRSNKFIIAYTLSSLLLVVSIGMGISFGSLGIPIPSILRIFVHELFGVQIGTIDSIDRNIMMNIRLPRVILAALVGAALALSGAAFQGLLKNPLADPYTLGVSQGASVGAVATLFFSLQLPLLGSFTLPFFSMTTALVTLCLVLFFARLVHRGMSISSLILTGVIFSSFLGALISLMIALTGDDLKEIIHWLLGSVSMRGWRYIVLFLPFFLIGTFALLLMGRDLNVMTYGEEKAKLLGVHVKRSKYIVLLAGSILTGSAVAVSGTIGFVGLVIPHFIRLLAITDHRHLLPLSMLNGASFLVLADVLSRTIIEPTELPIGIITALIGAPVFGIILIRKYRGGTHL
- a CDS encoding UxaA family hydrolase; this translates as MKDFIVIHPSDNVGIALKVLEQGEELHHQDHAVVLKETIAKGHKFALVDIKQRENIMKYGYPIGHATTAISAGEWVHTHNIKTNLSGKLNYEYEPSFTKNPYGKTNLTFKGYKRKNGESGIRNELWIVPTVGCVNGIADQIIQIFTAEMGGSIHPFETALVLKHNYGCSQLGDDHENTKTILQNAVKHPNAGGVLVLGLGCENNDIGDFQSTLGEYDHERVKFLRSQEVGDEIETGVALLKEIYEAAKEDHREEIPLSELKIGLKCGGSDGFSGITANPLLGRLSDFIVAQGGTTVLTEVPEMFGAETILMERAESEATFDNIVQMINDFKQYFMDHRQPVYENPSPGNKAGGISTLEDKSLGCTQKAGTSDIQDVLKYGELLKRKGLNLLSAPGNDLVASSALAASGCQLVLFTTGRGTPFGTFVPTMKVSTNTALYETKKHWIDFNAGELLEDVPEDVVLEKFISTVIDVASGKLLNHEKNNFRELAIFKTGVTL
- a CDS encoding glycoside hydrolase family 28 protein, producing the protein MSRKRDLMYITAGTVLTGIGLTRLARQGKKDKEANGIDQVLKQIKAPLFPDREFNVVHYGADAQGIELSTEAIQSAIDDAHRLKGGRVLIPEGTFVTGALELKSHVELHLHEKAYVSFSQNPKDYLPLVLTRYEGVELYNYSPLIYAHHAENIAITGAGTLDGRGDEHHWWPWKYGTNGQPSQERDRQLLFDMAEKRRPVEERVFGEGHYLRSSFIQPYQCQQVLIEGVTVKDSPMWQIHPVLSEHVIVRGVHIIGHGPNTDGVNPESCRNVLIEDCYFDNGDDCIAIKSGRNEDGRRIGIPSENIVIRRNEMRDGHGGVTIGSEISGGVRYIYAENNVMDSPNLDRALRIKTNSVRGGTIEHIYFKNNTVKSLKHEVVCIDMMYEEGDAGPHRPVVRHIEVEGLKSSGGRYGVKIAAYSHSPVTNFNMKNCVIDHVTYPLSLEHAIAPSFQNVVINGEQINK
- a CDS encoding ABC transporter substrate-binding protein, coding for MKKLTAIWLSLLLVMGVLAGCAGAETDHKAKSSQNNETATAAFPVSIKDAAGKTVEIKEQPKRIVSLIPSNTEVAYALGLGEKMVGRSDFDNYPKEVEKVEKIGGLEFNVEKVISLKPDLVLAHASQMGSKDGFKQLEDAGIQVLTVNDATSFKDVYKSINMIGEATGAKKASTKLVDEMKAKLNNIKKQAEAISKDKQKTVFVEVSGTPEIYTTGTHTFMDEMLSEIHAKNAAGDQTGWVQMTEESIIKRNPDVIVTIDGSSLADLKKRDGWNAIKAVKEKQVFQLNTDLASRPGPRLVEGVEALAKSIYPDTFK
- a CDS encoding heme ABC transporter ATP-binding protein encodes the protein MIQVKEVKGGYGEKEVIRGISLEVKQGEFLGILGPNGSGKSTLLKMISGLLEPDSGEVRLSGQLVQSYRPKALAQKMAVLPQKTDQAFSFTVEETIQFGRYPYQKGWLQSVTQEDVQVVSKVMEQTGVAQFKNQSIHELSGGEQQRVYLAQALAQQPDYLLLDEPTSFLDLAYQKDLLDLIKEETTSSRLTVIGVFHDVNIASLYCDRLLLLDEGKTDMLGLPHHVLTTERINRVYKTNVTPLQHPFRANPQLIVEPAASSKASIVNIMDGWRTYGSEGMTFSVNQPLRILSSHKKNGGFFWKRSIGTGSKMLHEQLEPTEDMLFFEKGNGLAEYAAEDAEDDMILYGMLQQEELTIWLILKRSLSDGAAVQLMGQLMYIMKQETSYPFHHLCIAASNTQETEDDLLRERLGQKMQGLLHTLKVIQK